In Alkalihalobacillus sp. FSL W8-0930, a single window of DNA contains:
- a CDS encoding IS4 family transposase codes for MSLKEEFSTFAKTVLDVLSVPNLRQSARDVGFVQRLKKLKPEDFLSICSFLPQPVGATELTQLCGALSRESNTHLSKQALHQRFDEKGAAFLKHVFFQLAAKQELMAMPPLPETPFSRIRILDATSFERPKKDGTSSDGAKIHLEYELYEGKFLHTLLSGSRESDHHAAYALADTIQPGDLIIRDLGYFSGDHLKQIDRAGASYITRTPANMTYWTRDDQGERIQIKPEEDAKQLEPGAIKDYGVIQLGVKGKNTLQTRVIVQRLTEDQQNKRKAGLRKRRRKGGHTQSADKKDHTQILATNLTQEEMDVQALYPMYSLRWQVEILFKTWKSLFAIDHVRAMNPDRFLCHMYGKLIHILLSSMVAFQCRFYLHQKHHLEGSEYKCIHHAKRAIEESKGYALYHRSSLEDVLENIYESIYRHGRKDHRHRHQSPYDILQIAYETHARVE; via the coding sequence GTGTCTTTAAAAGAGGAGTTCAGTACGTTTGCGAAAACCGTGTTGGACGTTTTATCTGTACCGAACCTTCGCCAATCTGCCCGAGATGTTGGGTTTGTACAGCGTCTAAAGAAATTAAAACCTGAGGATTTCCTAAGTATTTGTTCCTTTCTTCCTCAACCCGTCGGTGCGACAGAGTTAACACAGCTTTGCGGGGCTCTTTCACGTGAATCCAATACCCACCTTTCCAAACAAGCCTTACATCAACGCTTCGATGAAAAAGGAGCGGCTTTTTTGAAGCATGTGTTTTTTCAATTGGCGGCCAAACAAGAGTTGATGGCCATGCCACCTCTTCCTGAGACCCCGTTTTCTCGGATCCGCATCTTAGATGCGACTTCATTTGAACGACCAAAGAAAGATGGTACTTCTTCAGATGGAGCGAAAATTCATTTAGAGTATGAGCTATATGAGGGGAAATTTTTGCATACCTTACTTTCCGGTTCAAGAGAAAGTGACCATCACGCCGCCTATGCATTAGCCGATACGATTCAACCAGGTGATTTGATCATCCGTGATCTCGGCTACTTTTCTGGCGACCATTTGAAACAAATCGATCGTGCAGGCGCTTCTTATATCACGCGGACGCCGGCCAATATGACCTATTGGACTAGAGATGATCAAGGGGAACGAATCCAAATCAAACCAGAAGAAGATGCGAAGCAGCTAGAACCGGGAGCGATCAAAGATTATGGGGTCATCCAATTAGGGGTCAAAGGAAAGAACACCCTTCAAACCCGTGTCATCGTGCAACGATTGACAGAGGATCAACAAAACAAGAGGAAAGCCGGTTTACGAAAAAGAAGACGGAAAGGGGGTCATACCCAATCCGCCGACAAAAAGGATCATACCCAAATCCTTGCCACTAACCTAACACAGGAAGAAATGGATGTGCAAGCATTGTATCCGATGTATTCCTTACGCTGGCAAGTCGAGATTCTTTTCAAAACGTGGAAATCCCTTTTCGCCATTGATCACGTGCGCGCGATGAATCCAGATCGGTTTCTCTGCCACATGTATGGGAAACTTATACACATTCTGCTTTCCTCGATGGTGGCGTTTCAATGCCGGTTCTATCTTCATCAAAAGCACCACCTCGAAGGCAGTGAATACAAGTGTATCCATCATGCCAAAAGGGCTATAGAAGAGTCAAAAGGATACGCTCTCTATCATCGTTCTTCATTAGAAGACGTTCTAGAAAATATCTACGAGAGCATTTACCGACATGGACGAAAAGACCATCGCCACCGCCATCAAAGTCCCTATGACATCTTACAGATCGCCTATGAAACACATGCGCGTGTGGAGTAA
- the aroA gene encoding 3-phosphoshikimate 1-carboxyvinyltransferase yields the protein MHTPDSRARSDWSSLNGVQTVTISPLENTIDRDIRIPGSKSFTNRALIIAAMAKGPSKLSGILRSDDSYWCIDTLNKLGIQTKVEGDTIEIEGCAGDWPVKEADLYIGAAGTTARFLPGTLAAAKSGEWFVEASERMSQRPVALLLEGLRTLGASIESEGYYPLKVKGQGLKGGPVTISGAQSSQFISGLLIASPYAENEVTVTIPDHIVQHAYVKITIDLMERFGAKVEANDELTTMVIPPAAYNGQTLDLEADASTASYFFALAALTNSRIKVTNLTMDTNQPDIFMVDLYEKMGCTVTRGEDFIEVQGTDQLQGNLDISMKEMSDQTLTIAALAPFATGPITLRDVEHIRHHESDRISAICAELTKLGIKVEEFKDGLTIYPGTPKAAVLDSYDDHRVAMSLSLIGLKVPGITINDPGCVSKTCPTYFELLKDLGVSVQFD from the coding sequence GTGCATACTCCAGATTCTCGGGCTCGCTCAGATTGGTCATCATTAAATGGTGTTCAAACTGTAACGATTAGTCCACTTGAGAACACAATTGATCGAGATATCCGTATTCCAGGAAGTAAAAGCTTCACAAATCGCGCCCTCATTATTGCTGCAATGGCGAAAGGTCCTTCCAAGCTTTCAGGTATTTTACGTAGTGATGATTCCTATTGGTGCATTGATACACTAAACAAACTGGGGATTCAAACAAAAGTAGAGGGCGACACGATTGAGATTGAAGGGTGCGCAGGTGATTGGCCAGTAAAAGAAGCTGACCTTTATATCGGGGCAGCTGGGACCACTGCTAGATTTCTTCCAGGTACACTTGCTGCCGCAAAAAGTGGAGAATGGTTTGTTGAAGCAAGTGAACGCATGAGCCAAAGACCTGTTGCATTACTGCTTGAAGGTCTTCGTACATTAGGTGCATCGATTGAATCAGAGGGCTATTACCCACTAAAAGTGAAAGGCCAAGGCCTTAAAGGTGGTCCTGTCACAATCTCTGGTGCACAATCGAGCCAATTTATTAGTGGATTACTGATTGCTAGTCCTTATGCTGAGAACGAAGTCACTGTGACGATTCCAGATCACATTGTTCAACATGCTTATGTAAAGATTACGATTGACCTAATGGAACGTTTTGGCGCAAAGGTTGAAGCAAATGATGAGCTAACAACAATGGTCATCCCTCCTGCCGCATATAATGGTCAAACACTTGATCTAGAAGCAGATGCTTCAACAGCAAGTTATTTTTTCGCTTTAGCTGCTTTAACAAATAGCCGCATTAAAGTAACAAACCTGACGATGGACACAAATCAGCCTGATATCTTTATGGTTGATCTATATGAGAAGATGGGTTGTACCGTAACACGTGGCGAGGACTTTATTGAAGTGCAAGGAACGGATCAGCTTCAGGGCAATTTGGATATCAGTATGAAGGAAATGTCTGATCAGACATTAACGATTGCTGCCCTTGCCCCGTTCGCAACAGGTCCGATTACGTTAAGAGATGTTGAGCATATCCGTCATCATGAATCTGACCGCATTTCAGCTATTTGCGCAGAGTTAACGAAGCTCGGCATAAAAGTTGAAGAATTTAAGGACGGGCTAACGATCTATCCAGGAACACCAAAAGCCGCTGTTCTTGATTCATACGATGATCACCGAGTAGCCATGTCCCTCTCCTTAATTGGACTAAAGGTTCCAGGCATTACGATTAACGATCCCGGCTGTGTATCCAAAACATGTCCAACATACTTTGAGTTATTAAAGGATCTTGGTGTGTCTGTTCAGTTTGATTAA
- a CDS encoding STAS domain-containing protein, with product MTLYDFFKSNAESITDAWYASLDKHKGGVYGTEDPDEIATLKEQNLRFHRIFIELFNDESVLEDETFKQWLDEVTSDEAHLNTLLPEVVEEFLENQQIYLDYLHTYFQHHSDDFNFNDYQSYIQKVTDTFQRVVVLYSKKNQEKSKQFILAQTNLINELSSPVIQLNHHISLLPLVGEINTERAKVIVSNTIKFCAEYEVGCLLIDLSGVSHIDTMVASQLSELIQGLTLIGTRTSLSGIRPEIAQTAVQLGIKFTGFNIYPSIAQALANLDFRTIDV from the coding sequence GTGACACTTTATGATTTTTTCAAATCCAATGCAGAGTCCATTACTGATGCTTGGTACGCTAGCTTGGATAAGCATAAAGGCGGGGTTTACGGGACAGAGGATCCCGATGAAATTGCTACATTAAAAGAACAGAATTTACGGTTCCATCGTATTTTTATTGAGCTTTTTAATGATGAAAGTGTTTTAGAGGATGAGACATTTAAACAATGGCTTGATGAAGTAACTTCGGATGAAGCACATCTTAATACCCTTCTACCTGAGGTGGTAGAGGAATTTTTAGAAAACCAGCAAATCTATTTGGATTACCTACATACATATTTTCAACATCACAGTGATGACTTTAACTTTAACGATTATCAATCATACATACAAAAAGTCACAGATACCTTTCAACGTGTCGTTGTGCTTTACAGCAAAAAAAACCAGGAAAAGTCAAAGCAGTTTATTTTGGCTCAAACGAATTTGATTAATGAATTGAGTTCACCTGTCATTCAACTAAACCATCATATTTCTTTGCTGCCTCTAGTTGGTGAAATAAATACTGAACGGGCAAAAGTCATTGTCTCAAATACGATAAAGTTTTGTGCAGAGTATGAAGTCGGTTGTTTATTAATTGATCTATCTGGAGTTTCTCACATCGATACCATGGTCGCCAGTCAGTTATCAGAGCTTATTCAAGGTCTTACGCTAATCGGCACACGTACCTCCTTGTCAGGGATTCGCCCGGAGATCGCACAAACAGCGGTTCAGCTCGGCATTAAGTTTACTGGGTTTAACATCTACCCATCCATCGCTCAGGCATTAGCAAACCTTGATTTTAGAACGATCGATGTGTAG
- a CDS encoding MDR family MFS transporter, giving the protein MNESSQSKLVVAGLLLGIFMAAIDNTIVATAMGTIVSDLGSYEKFVWVTAGYMVAVMAGMPIYGKLSDMYGRKRFFLFGLLAFLIGSVLCGTTTSMEQLIAYRVVQGIGGGALMPIAFTIIFDLFPPEKRGKMTGLFGAVFGLSSVLGPLLGAFITDALSWHWVFYINIPIGAVAFFLILRNYHEERNTIKQKIDWLGASTLVIAIVCLMFALELGGKSFAWSSAPIIGLFVGFAVMFTAFFFAERKASEPIISFWMFKNRLFATSQILAFLYGGTFIILAVFVPIYVQAVYGGSATSAGFVLMPMMLGSVAGSMVGGMLQTKVTFRRLMAVSVAFFFIGMFLLSGMSVETSRIALSAYIALVGFGVGFSFSLLPAASINGISPRHRGSANSTNSFLRSFGMTVGVTIYGTIQTSIFASRISESSVGSDSMNEPGDIQQIFQPETRGSISPELLTQLTEAMSDSVTFVFTLALIPIAIAAVTVAFMGNERVLTSKEMKENAN; this is encoded by the coding sequence ATGAACGAATCTTCGCAAAGTAAACTTGTTGTAGCAGGTTTACTACTAGGGATATTCATGGCAGCCATCGACAACACCATTGTCGCTACAGCAATGGGAACGATTGTGTCTGATCTTGGCAGCTATGAAAAATTTGTATGGGTAACGGCAGGCTATATGGTTGCAGTGATGGCCGGTATGCCGATCTATGGTAAATTATCTGACATGTACGGTCGTAAACGCTTTTTTCTTTTTGGGTTACTCGCTTTTCTCATTGGATCTGTTCTCTGTGGAACAACTACAAGTATGGAACAGCTCATTGCCTATCGAGTGGTTCAAGGGATTGGTGGCGGAGCCTTAATGCCAATTGCTTTCACTATTATCTTTGATTTGTTCCCACCTGAAAAACGAGGAAAAATGACTGGATTATTTGGTGCTGTCTTTGGATTATCAAGTGTTCTCGGGCCATTGCTCGGTGCGTTTATTACAGATGCGTTAAGCTGGCACTGGGTGTTTTATATTAACATCCCAATTGGTGCTGTTGCTTTCTTCCTTATTCTTCGGAACTATCATGAAGAACGAAACACGATTAAGCAAAAAATTGACTGGCTTGGTGCTTCGACATTGGTCATCGCCATCGTCTGTTTGATGTTTGCGCTTGAGTTAGGCGGGAAGTCATTCGCCTGGAGTTCTGCACCAATCATCGGTTTATTTGTCGGGTTTGCGGTCATGTTTACTGCTTTCTTTTTTGCCGAGCGAAAAGCATCCGAACCTATTATTTCGTTCTGGATGTTTAAGAACAGATTATTTGCCACCTCGCAAATTCTAGCTTTCTTATATGGTGGTACGTTTATCATCCTGGCTGTGTTTGTTCCTATCTATGTTCAAGCCGTATACGGAGGTTCAGCCACAAGTGCTGGATTTGTGCTTATGCCGATGATGCTTGGATCGGTTGCAGGAAGCATGGTTGGTGGTATGCTTCAAACGAAGGTTACTTTCAGACGATTAATGGCTGTATCCGTTGCTTTTTTCTTTATTGGAATGTTCCTTTTATCAGGAATGTCTGTTGAAACATCGAGAATTGCTTTAAGCGCCTATATTGCACTTGTTGGGTTTGGCGTCGGGTTCTCCTTTTCATTGCTGCCTGCCGCATCAATCAATGGAATCTCCCCTCGTCATCGTGGATCTGCCAACTCCACCAACTCATTCCTACGTTCATTCGGGATGACAGTGGGCGTTACAATCTATGGAACGATTCAAACAAGTATATTTGCATCAAGAATTAGTGAGTCAAGCGTTGGATCAGACTCTATGAACGAACCAGGTGATATCCAACAAATCTTCCAGCCAGAAACAAGAGGCAGTATTTCACCTGAACTGTTAACACAGCTTACTGAGGCCATGTCTGATTCTGTTACCTTTGTGTTCACACTGGCTCTCATTCCCATTGCGATCGCTGCAGTTACGGTGGCATTTATGGGAAATGAACGTGTATTGACTTCTAAGGAAATGAAAGAGAATGCAAATTAA
- a CDS encoding S8 family peptidase: protein MQFQARKWTVGLSLVVTLSAIPAIAGAEDVKERYLIGFKEEADANTFSTQAETSENQVDVDILREYENLPIINAELTEEEAEALEAEASIEYVEKDVKMSTMQEIPYGIPQVNAPAVHEAGNVGSGVSVAVIDTGIAQHEDLNIVGGESFVSSEPSYEDLNGHGTHVAGTVAALDNSVGVLGVAPEADLYAVKVLDQFGDGYTSDIAAGIEWAANQDIDIANLSLGGPIGSPVLEQAVDYAEEQGTLLIAAAGNSGTRGIGFPAAYENVVSVAAVDSENNKASFSSFGPENNIAAPGVDTLSTYPGGQYAELSGTSMASPHVAGVAALVQAANPSATATEIRETLQASATPLGNQEYFGSGLVNAEAAVGR, encoded by the coding sequence ATGCAGTTTCAAGCACGCAAATGGACGGTTGGTCTATCATTAGTGGTTACCCTATCAGCAATACCGGCAATTGCAGGGGCGGAAGATGTGAAGGAAAGGTATCTAATCGGATTTAAAGAAGAAGCCGATGCGAATACATTCTCGACCCAAGCAGAAACATCTGAAAACCAAGTAGACGTAGATATTTTAAGAGAATACGAGAATTTACCCATTATTAATGCAGAATTAACAGAAGAGGAGGCAGAAGCACTCGAAGCAGAAGCCTCTATCGAATATGTAGAAAAAGACGTCAAGATGAGCACAATGCAAGAGATTCCATACGGGATTCCGCAGGTCAATGCACCAGCCGTGCATGAAGCAGGGAACGTTGGTTCAGGTGTATCCGTAGCTGTCATCGATACAGGGATTGCGCAACATGAGGATTTAAATATCGTAGGCGGGGAAAGCTTTGTCAGCTCAGAGCCTTCTTATGAAGACTTAAATGGGCATGGAACACACGTAGCCGGGACCGTGGCTGCGCTTGATAATTCAGTTGGAGTTCTAGGTGTTGCTCCAGAGGCAGACCTTTATGCCGTGAAGGTGCTGGATCAATTTGGAGACGGCTATACAAGCGATATTGCAGCAGGCATTGAGTGGGCAGCTAACCAGGACATTGATATTGCCAATCTCAGCTTAGGCGGTCCAATCGGTTCTCCGGTACTTGAACAAGCGGTGGACTACGCTGAAGAGCAAGGCACACTTCTCATTGCAGCAGCAGGAAATTCAGGAACACGAGGAATTGGATTCCCCGCAGCTTATGAGAATGTCGTTTCTGTCGCAGCAGTTGATTCAGAAAATAACAAAGCCAGCTTCTCAAGCTTTGGACCTGAGAACAACATCGCCGCACCTGGCGTCGACACCTTGAGCACGTACCCAGGTGGACAATATGCAGAGCTTAGTGGAACCTCAATGGCCTCTCCACACGTAGCAGGAGTTGCCGCACTCGTACAAGCAGCAAACCCATCCGCAACGGCTACAGAGATTCGCGAAACACTACAAGCATCAGCCACACCACTTGGAAACCAAGAATACTTTGGTAGTGGATTGGTGAATGCAGAGGCGGCAGTGGGTAGGTAA
- a CDS encoding helix-turn-helix domain-containing protein, with amino-acid sequence MEFGPIIKYYRLKSGITQAELADGICSIPHLSKIENNAYSVNKETAAMLMERLGLDINDEVERYGVLSEQLEEFSDAIYYYDKERSDELCKQIESEESYYNRTNLVNLYHINLGRYYLQKNKNDLGNEHIKVIERNRSNLTPLEDLLFQNLIGVYLAVEGKYHEAIEHFLKLKANSNNVTVLEISYNLALNFTKLGQYEKSIPYAQEALRLFKDRNNYIRIIHIQMILAVNYENMHLFAESKSIYSTLLRNARLLNQTDIYHKLLHNYSLLLKTNKKYAKASEYLKKCIEYYKSLPDSQSKYDDMLISLTSLVEVLIEMKIEDSELQIYIEEIDSYISKCSSKIYKLQAKKLKYSIFEKEKYYSFLEKEYIHYFQKNDMYSYSKPALLELAEWHSNNNRHTLSNNFYKLYIQLY; translated from the coding sequence ATGGAATTTGGACCAATAATCAAATACTACCGGTTAAAAAGTGGAATTACCCAGGCAGAACTAGCAGATGGTATCTGCTCAATCCCTCACCTATCCAAAATCGAGAACAACGCCTACAGTGTCAACAAAGAAACGGCAGCCATGCTAATGGAACGCCTAGGACTTGATATAAATGATGAGGTTGAGAGGTACGGGGTACTTTCGGAGCAGTTGGAAGAGTTTTCAGATGCAATCTATTATTACGATAAAGAGCGGTCTGACGAACTATGTAAACAGATTGAAAGTGAAGAAAGTTATTATAATCGTACTAATCTCGTAAATCTTTATCATATTAATTTGGGTAGATACTACTTACAAAAGAATAAGAATGATCTAGGTAATGAGCATATTAAAGTTATTGAGAGAAACCGATCAAATCTTACTCCTTTAGAGGATTTACTGTTCCAAAATTTAATTGGTGTTTATCTTGCAGTAGAGGGGAAATACCATGAAGCAATAGAACATTTCCTGAAACTTAAAGCAAATAGTAATAATGTTACCGTACTCGAAATATCGTACAATCTTGCTCTCAACTTCACTAAGTTAGGTCAATACGAAAAATCTATACCTTATGCACAAGAAGCTTTAAGATTATTCAAAGATCGTAATAATTACATCCGAATAATCCATATTCAAATGATTTTAGCAGTTAACTATGAGAATATGCATCTGTTTGCAGAGTCTAAATCTATTTATAGTACTCTCTTAAGAAATGCTCGACTCTTAAATCAAACTGACATCTATCATAAATTACTTCACAACTACTCATTATTATTAAAAACGAACAAAAAGTACGCAAAAGCTAGTGAATATCTTAAAAAGTGCATTGAATATTATAAGAGCCTTCCTGATAGTCAAAGTAAGTACGATGATATGCTTATTTCTTTAACTTCTTTAGTCGAAGTTCTTATTGAAATGAAAATAGAGGATTCAGAGTTACAGATTTACATAGAGGAAATTGATTCTTATATATCTAAATGTTCCTCGAAAATTTATAAACTCCAAGCTAAAAAATTGAAGTATAGTATCTTTGAGAAAGAAAAATATTATTCTTTTCTTGAGAAAGAATATATACACTATTTTCAAAAAAATGATATGTATAGCTATTCCAAACCAGCATTATTGGAGTTAGCAGAATGGCATAGTAATAACAACCGTCATACCTTATCAAATAATTTTTATAAGTTGTACATTCAACTATATTAA
- a CDS encoding NAD-dependent protein deacylase, giving the protein MSDVSQIAAFIKKASAITVLTGAGVSTASGIPDFRSASGVWTEDRSREYYMSTRYFSRDPVDFWKRYKEIFHIKLMQSYKPNLVHTFLKELEKEKQVYVVTQNVDGLHQAARSSSVIEYHGSLRTATCPACGSKKSAAQIVEEEIPRCDNESCQTIVRPDIVLFGDRILKHSEAEQVIDSSDFILTLGTSLQVSPFNLLPEYAVYERGLPAALLNGERTMMDSLFTLTLRGDLSQTITALKKELSK; this is encoded by the coding sequence ATGTCGGACGTATCACAAATAGCTGCATTCATCAAAAAAGCATCGGCCATTACAGTCTTGACAGGAGCTGGTGTATCCACTGCCAGTGGTATTCCTGATTTCCGGTCTGCAAGCGGTGTGTGGACTGAGGACCGTTCAAGGGAATATTATATGTCCACTCGTTATTTTTCACGGGATCCCGTTGATTTCTGGAAACGGTATAAGGAAATCTTTCACATAAAGCTCATGCAGAGTTACAAGCCAAATTTGGTTCATACGTTTCTGAAGGAGCTTGAGAAAGAAAAACAAGTGTATGTGGTGACTCAAAATGTGGACGGGCTTCATCAAGCGGCGCGAAGCTCTTCTGTGATTGAATACCACGGGTCTCTGCGGACCGCCACTTGTCCTGCTTGTGGATCAAAAAAGTCGGCTGCGCAAATTGTTGAAGAAGAGATCCCGAGATGTGACAACGAAAGCTGCCAGACCATCGTCCGACCAGATATCGTCTTGTTTGGAGATCGAATTTTAAAGCATAGTGAGGCAGAGCAGGTCATTGATTCAAGTGATTTCATTCTGACACTGGGCACATCGCTTCAGGTAAGTCCATTTAACCTGTTACCTGAATATGCGGTTTACGAACGTGGGTTACCAGCTGCTTTATTAAATGGAGAGCGGACAATGATGGATTCTTTGTTTACTTTAACACTACGTGGAGATTTAAGTCAGACGATTACTGCATTAAAAAAAGAGCTCTCAAAATGA
- a CDS encoding M15 family metallopeptidase, protein MKGTVGVLLSWSFILILISLFLVILYQEKQLEGPHEAFAKQKNEAAEPTTDLHPTVADKVNQLVEQAEELNIQVVITDDFRSIEEQNSLYDRGRDANGQVVTNARGGESYHNYGLAVDFALRTNDGDVIWDMNYDGNNNGKADWLEVVDLAKALGFTWGGDWSRFKDYPHLQMDFGYSINDLQNGYYPPHE, encoded by the coding sequence ATGAAAGGAACAGTAGGCGTACTTCTTTCGTGGAGCTTCATTCTCATTCTTATCTCTCTTTTTTTAGTTATCCTCTATCAAGAGAAGCAGTTAGAAGGCCCACACGAAGCCTTTGCTAAACAAAAGAATGAAGCAGCTGAACCAACAACAGACCTTCATCCGACGGTTGCTGATAAAGTGAACCAATTAGTTGAACAAGCTGAAGAACTGAATATCCAAGTAGTCATTACTGACGACTTTCGCTCAATAGAAGAACAAAATTCCCTATATGATCGTGGTAGAGACGCCAATGGTCAGGTCGTTACAAATGCAAGAGGTGGAGAGTCCTACCACAATTACGGCCTTGCCGTTGACTTTGCCCTCCGTACAAATGATGGAGATGTCATATGGGATATGAACTATGACGGGAATAATAACGGAAAAGCGGATTGGCTGGAAGTCGTGGATTTGGCGAAGGCACTTGGCTTTACCTGGGGTGGAGACTGGTCACGCTTTAAAGATTATCCTCATCTTCAAATGGACTTTGGGTATTCCATTAACGACCTTCAGAATGGGTATTACCCTCCACATGAGTAG
- a CDS encoding amino acid permease yields the protein MEKEQKLKRTLTLVPLIVIGLAYMDPLVVFDSYGIVAQLTQGHVAAAYIFTIVALLLTAYSYGKMVQAYPKAGSAYTYAQKSIHPHAGFIAGWTLLLDYLFLPMVNFAIGAAYLDAAFPSVPPFIWVLILAFSITIINVFGIKLTANITAIFVTFQVIVALVFVGFIIKGLTAGLGTGELLSPVPFYSSSLDMSLIFTGASILCFSFLGFDAISTMSEETINPKKNIPRAIFLVVLIGGVLFTVTSYFLHQVYPNFQNYANAEAVSLEIAGYIGGSFMHSLFLAGTMVAVISSSLSSHASASRLLFAMGRDDSLPRRFFGYVHPKLKTPLFNVLFVGAISTTAIFGELEIIYSFISFGALIGFTSVNASVIAHYYIRGQNRSFTQTLRYLIVPGAGAAFCIWLLGSISTNALIIGSAWLLLGLIYFIIKIRRNPNFVLNLQER from the coding sequence TTGGAGAAAGAACAGAAATTAAAGCGTACGCTTACGCTGGTTCCGCTTATTGTAATCGGACTAGCCTATATGGATCCGCTTGTTGTATTTGATTCTTATGGAATCGTTGCTCAATTAACGCAAGGACACGTGGCTGCTGCCTACATTTTTACGATTGTAGCACTTTTACTCACCGCATACAGCTACGGAAAAATGGTACAGGCGTATCCAAAAGCGGGCTCAGCGTATACGTATGCGCAGAAAAGCATTCACCCTCATGCCGGCTTCATTGCGGGATGGACCTTATTACTCGATTATCTCTTTTTACCTATGGTGAACTTTGCCATTGGAGCGGCTTATCTAGACGCAGCCTTTCCGTCCGTTCCTCCATTTATATGGGTTTTGATTTTAGCGTTTAGTATTACGATCATTAATGTGTTTGGAATTAAACTAACGGCAAACATCACAGCTATTTTCGTGACCTTTCAAGTGATTGTTGCTCTTGTGTTTGTTGGTTTCATTATTAAAGGTCTCACAGCAGGACTTGGTACAGGAGAGTTACTCTCACCCGTCCCTTTTTACAGTTCTTCACTTGATATGTCACTTATTTTTACGGGAGCATCCATCCTTTGCTTTTCCTTCCTTGGATTTGATGCGATCTCGACCATGTCAGAGGAAACGATCAATCCAAAGAAGAATATCCCCCGTGCCATCTTTTTAGTCGTTCTGATCGGTGGGGTTCTTTTTACCGTAACATCTTATTTTCTGCATCAGGTTTATCCTAACTTTCAAAACTACGCGAATGCAGAAGCTGTCTCTCTTGAAATCGCTGGGTATATCGGCGGAAGCTTCATGCACTCATTATTCTTAGCGGGGACGATGGTTGCGGTTATCTCTTCTTCTCTATCCTCTCATGCAAGTGCATCAAGGCTGTTATTTGCAATGGGGCGAGACGATTCCCTACCAAGACGGTTCTTTGGGTATGTGCATCCTAAGCTTAAGACGCCATTATTTAACGTTTTATTTGTAGGTGCCATTTCAACAACGGCTATCTTTGGTGAGCTTGAGATTATCTATTCCTTCATTAGCTTTGGCGCATTGATCGGCTTTACAAGTGTAAATGCGTCTGTGATTGCACATTATTATATCCGCGGTCAGAATCGAAGCTTCACTCAGACCCTGCGCTACTTAATTGTTCCAGGAGCAGGTGCTGCATTCTGTATCTGGCTACTCGGCAGCATTAGTACAAATGCATTAATCATTGGATCTGCATGGCTTTTACTTGGATTGATTTACTTTATTATTAAAATTCGCCGCAACCCAAATTTTGTGTTGAATTTACAGGAACGATGA